Proteins from a single region of Thunnus albacares chromosome 16, fThuAlb1.1, whole genome shotgun sequence:
- the LOC122965714 gene encoding alpha-1,6-mannosyl-glycoprotein 2-beta-N-acetylglucosaminyltransferase, whose amino-acid sequence MRFRLLKRNLLALLGVFFVVVTLLLSTRVLIVSDNDTSGAGNAVQGNHGVQSGDMVKFNFGSLPELSQSVYNANYKQCIHNADKFPGEPHLVLVVQVHNRPEYLRLLIKSLEKAAEVHSFLLVFSHDYFSEEINAIVQGITFCKVLQIYFPFSTQLYPNEFPGQDPRDCPRDISKDNALKTGCLNAEHPDSYGHYREAFITQTKHHWWWKLHFVWERVQAMQGYSGFAIFLEEDNYILPDFFHFYKSMIEYRKNSCPDCDMMALGNHNGLTDFNKLSNKVLTSGWMSTKHNIGMAISREVYYKLMGCSMDFCTYDDYNWDWTLQHLSGTCISKPLKVLVAQGSRVLHTGDCGLHQKKNCRPEWALQRVEEGLQTAKDGLFPASLALSGAEAVEHKAHMKNGGWGDVRDHILCNNYAKRL is encoded by the coding sequence ATGAGGTTTCGGCTGCTCAAAAGGAATCTGCTCGCGCTGTTGGGTGTTTTCTTTGTAGTTGTGACTCTCCTGTTATCAACACGTGTATTAATCGTTTCCGATAATGACACGAGTGGAGCTGGTAACGCCGTTCAGGGAAATCACGGCGTGCAGTCTGGTGACATGGTGAAGTTTAACTTTGGTTCGCTGCCAGAATTGAGTCAGTCCGTTTACAATGCTAATTACAAACAGTGCATCCACAATGCGGATAAGTTTCCAGGGGAGCCTCATCTGGTGCTGGTTGTGCAGGTCCACAACAGGCCTGAATACCTCAGACTGCTCATCAAGTCACTGGAGAAGGCTGCTGAGGTCCACAGCTTCCTCCTGGTGTTTAGCCATGACTATTTTTCAGAGGAAATAAACGCCATTGTGCAAGGGATAACTTTCTGCAAGGTACTGCAAATTTATTTCCCTTTCAGCACTCAGCTGTATCCCAATGAGTTTCCTGGACAGGATCCACGAGACTGCCCTCGAGACATAAGCAAGGACAACGCTCTGAAAACAGGATGCCTCAACGCAGAACACCCTGACTCCTATGGACACTACAGGGAAGCCTTCATCACCCAAACCAAACACCACTGGTGGTGGAAATTGCACTTTGTGTGGGAGCGAGTGCAGGCGATGCAGGGCTACAGCGGCTTTGCAATCTTCCTGGAGGAGGACAACTACATCTTACCTGACTTTTTCCATTTCTATAAATCAATGATAGAGTACAGGAAGAACAGCTGCCCAGACTGTGACATGATGGCTTTGGGTAACCACAATGGCCTGACTGATTTTAACAAGCTGTCCAATAAGGTGTTGACCAGTGGGTGGATGTCCACAAAACACAACATAGGCATGGCCATCTCCAGGGAGGTGTACTACAAGCTGATGGGCTGCAGTATGGACTTCTGCACCTATGATGACTACAACTGGGACTGGACTCTGCAGCACCTCTCGGGAACCTGCATTTCAAAGCCCCTCAAAGTGCTTGTGGCTCAGGGCTCCAGGGTTCTTCACACAGGAGACTGTGGCCTTCACCAGAAGAAGAACTGCAGGCCAGAATGGGCCTTACAGAGGGTTGAGGAGGGCCTTCAGACGGCCAAAGACGGCCTCTTTCCTGCGTCTCTTGCCCTTAGTGGAGCAGAGGCAGTGGAGCACAAGGCACACATGAAGAATGGAGGGTGGGGAGATGTCCGTGACCATATTTTATGCAATAACTATGCCAAACGTCTTTGA
- the brox gene encoding BRO1 domain-containing protein BROX, which yields MAHWFHRNPLKATAPVSFNFYGVAGSPSANKICNDLRTTRARLLEMFTDVTCNPEIMKNATDAYFSLLQGFISSLDGTTQENKMRFIQNFKWTDTLQGNTPSAQQDAVFELVSMAFNVAVWYTKFASRLAGKENISETEAKDVHRSLKVAAGIFKNLKEIHIPRLITPAEKGRDLEPRVIDAYIIQCQAEAQEVTIARAIELKHNATIVAALSFETANFYQKADHTLNTLEPECSSKWRKYFQLKQHFYMAYAYCYHGQTLLASDKCGEAIRSLQEAEKCYSRAEALCKEYRQTKGPGTTAKPSEQLFFLKLGGLIKNTLEKCQRENGFIYFHKVPAEAPQLELKASYGLAEPISFELPPLSEQCTAEVYATFDLTKGAKNDKAKPKEEEVKPVKEPDLKPQKDTGCSIS from the exons atggCACATTGGTTTCACAGAAATCCACTGAAGGCAACAGCACCTGTGTCTTTTAATTTCTATGGAGTGGCAGGGAGCCCTTCTGCCAATAAGATATGCAA TGACCTGCGGACAACCAGGGCGAGGCTGCTGGAAATGTTCACTGATGTCACCTGCAACCCTGAGATCATGAAAAATGCCACAGATGCGTACTTCTCCCTCCTACAAG GCTTTATCTCATCCTTGGATGGAACTACACAGGAGAACAAGATGAGGTTCATTCAGAACTTCAAGTGGACTGACACCTTACAAGGAAACACaccaag TGCCCAGCAAGATGCAGTCTTTGAACTGGTCTCCATGGCCTTCAATGTAGCCGTCTGGTACACCAAGTTTGCCTCGAGACTAGCGGGGAAAGAAAA CATATCAGAGACCGAAGCGAAAGATGTTCACCGGAGCCTGAAGGTTGCTGCTGGAATATTCAAAAATCTGAAG gAGATCCACATCCCTCGTCTCATCACCCCAGCTGAGAAAGGCCGAGACCTGGAGCCCAGAGTGATTGATGCGTACATCATCCAGTGCCAAGCAGAAGCGCAGGAAG TGACAATTGCCAGAGCGATTGAACTGAAACACAACGCCACGATCGTCGCAGCGTTGTCATTCGAGACGGCGAACTTCTATCAGAAAGCAG ACCACACGCTGAACACCTTGGAGCCAGAGTGCAGCAGCAAGTGGAGGAAGTATTTCCAGCTGAAGCAGCACTTCTACATGGCTTAT GCGTACTGCTATCATGGACAGACGCTGCTGGCGAGTGACAAGTGCGGTGAGGCTATAAGATCTCTCCAGGAAGCAGAGAAGT GTTACTCGCGTGCAGAGGCACTGTGTAAAGAGTATCGTCAGACCAAAGGCCCGGGCACCACAGCTAAACCATCGGAGCAGCTGTTCTTCCTCAAACTGGGCGGcctcattaaaaacacactggaGAAGTGCCAGAGAGAGAATGGCTTCAT ATACTTCCACAAGGTCCCGGCTGAGGCGCCCCAGCTGGAGTTGAAGGCGAGCTACGGCCTGGCTGAGCCAATCTCCTTCGAGCTGCCGCCTCTCAGCGAGCAATGCACCGCCGAGGTTTACGCCACCTTCGACCTGACCAAGGGAGCCAAAAACGACAAG GCCAAACccaaggaggaggaagtgaaacCAGTGAAGGAGCCAGATTTGAAGCCTCAGAAGGACACAGGCTGTTCCATCTcctaa
- the LOC122999945 gene encoding protein FAM177B, with protein MNNSQQEVTDIQETELGGGAPSRQKRIIYFSNGETLEEEDSEEEEEEEEEEEQSPNSGPFREPAERSSKSRFSFKNVAFLVGRMSLMICDFLGERAAGALGLNAAKYQYAIDQYQRDHKTTTSSQTTNGQMKGQAETTHLSPGLDGSPYGATADTRHPADPQKSCDEKCMDRNEGRHNRAYEADEE; from the exons ATGAACAACAGCCAGCAGGAA GTAACAGACATCCAGGAAACAGAGCTTGGGGGAGGTGCCCCGTCCAGACAGAAGAGGATCATCTACTTCTCCAACGGTGAAACTTTGGAGGAGGAAgacagcgaggaggaggaggaggaggaagaggaagaggagcagtcACCAAACAGCGGCCCCTTCAGAGAACCTGCAGAGAGG TCCTCCAAGAGTCGGTTCTCATTCAAGAATGTGGCCTTTCTAGTCGGGAGGATGTCACTGATGA TTTGTGATTTCCttggagagagagcagctggtGCGCTTGGACTGAACGCAGCCAAATACCAGTACGCCATTGATCAGTATCAGCGTGATCACAAG ACAACAACAAGCAGCCAAACCACAAATGGCCAAATGAAAGGACAGGCAGAGACAACCCACCTCTCTCCTGGACTGGACGGGAGTCCTTATGGGGCTACAGCAGATACAAGACACCCTGCTGATCCCCAAAAGAGCTGCGATGAGAAATGTATGGACAGAAATGAAGGACGTCACAACAGAGCCTATGAAGCAGATGAGGAGTGA
- the mep1a.1 gene encoding meprin A, alpha (PABA peptide hydrolase), tandem duplicate 1, producing the protein MMMQRGLLLFGLVALATSYTIPVSREVHEVYKNGEDENPILNLGSDANLFEGDILIPEGKNALIDTAYRWKFPIPYILGDDLDLNAKGCVHQAFEMYRLKSCIDFKPYEGEKTYIKFEKRGGCFSSVGDQQTGQILSLGSGCDHKAVIEHELLHALGFYHEQSRTDRDDYVDIWLNQVLPGMEHNFNKYNDDYITDQNTPYDYESIMHYRPFSFNKNDSIPTITTKIPEFYNIIGQYLDFSEMDVLRLNRMYNCSGPLTLLDQCAFEYASICGMIQSSSDDADWIHTKSSVSAPDHTLLGKCRDAGFFMHFSTNKESPGESAMLESRTLYPKRKLQCLQFFYKMTGSPKDRLVIWVKTDDGTGTVRKMKKIHTFYADSDHTWKIAHIPMEVGEKFRYAFQAVRGNSNASTGDIYIDDISLTETRCPSAVWRIQNFSKIMETADINTVIDSPRFYSPEGYAYGVRVVPLTKYSDYTGHYTGLYFHLASGVNDAVMQWPAVNRQATMVVMDQDPDATRRMSTARSLTTNTMKKPDGNFFWDDPSKVGRYDSSCDCYRGGSWGWSNFVKHFDLRRRNYLKNDDLIILIDFDDITSLIKTEVPIKPQE; encoded by the exons ATGATGATGCAGAGAGGGCTGTTATTGTTTGGACTGGTGGCTTTGGCCACTTCCTATACT ATACCTGTTTCCCGAGAGGTACATG AGGTGTATAAGAATGGTGAAGATGAGAACCCCATCCTAAACCTGG GTTCAGACGCCAACCTGTTTGAGGGGGACATTTTAATTCCA GAAGGAAAAAATGCCCTGATTGACACAGCATACAGATGGAAATTTCCAATCCCCTACATTCTGGGTGATGACTTgg ATCTGAATGCCAAGGGCTGTGTCCACCAGGCTTTTGAAATGTATCGGCTGAAGTCTTGCATCGACTTCAAGCCTTATGAAGGAGAGAAGACCTACATCAAGTTTGAAAAGAGAGGAGG GTGTTTCTCCAGCGTTGGTGACCAGCAGACAGGTCAGATTCTGTCTTTGGGATCTGGCTGTGACCACAAGGCGGTGATTGAACATGAGCTACTCCACGCTTTGGGCTTTTACCACGAACAGTCTCGCACAGACAGGGATGACTATGTCGACATCTGGCTGAATCAGGTTTTACCAG GAATGGAACACAACTTCAACAAATACAATGATGACTACATCACAGACCAAAACACGCCGTACGACTACGAGTCCATCATGCATTACAGGCCATTCTCCTTCAATAAGAACGACTCCATCCCCACTATCACCACCAAAATCCCAGAGTTCTATAACATCATTGGCCAGTACCTCGACTTCAGCGAGATGGACGTCCTCAGGCTCAACCGCATGTACAACTGCT CTGGACCTCTCACCCTGCTGGACCAGTGTGCCTTTGAGTACGCCAGCATCTGCGGGATGATTCAAAGCTCCTCTGATGACGCTGACTGGATCCATACCAAGAGCAGTGTGAGTGCACCAGATCACACGCTCCTGGGAAAATGCAGAG ATGCTGGTTTCTTCATGCACTTCAGCACCAATAAAGAGAGCCCTGGGGAGTCAGCTATGCTGGAATCCCGAACCCTCTACCCTAAGAGGAAGCTTCAGTGTCTGCAGTTCTTCTACAAGATGACTGGAAGCCCCAAGGACAGGCTGGTGATCTGGGTCAAGACGGATGATGGCACAGGCACCGTTcgtaaaatgaagaaaatacacaCCTTTTATG CGGATTCTGACCACACATGGAAGATCGCCCACATCCCAATGGAGGTAGGGGAGAAATTCCGCTACGCTTTCCAAGCCGTCCGTGGCAACTCTAATGCATCCACCGGTGACATCTACATTGATGACATCAGCCTGACAGAGACACGCTGCCCCAGCGCAGTGTGGAGGATCCAGAACTTCTCCAAGATTATGGAAACCGCTGACATAAACACAGTTATCGACAGCCCTCGTTTCTACAGCCCAGAAGGCTATGCTTATGGCGTCCGTGTTGTGCCTTTGACAAAATACTCTGATTACACAGGGCACTACACTGGGCTGTACTTCCACCTGGCCAGTGGGGTGAATGATGCGGTGATGCAGTGGCCAGCGGTAAACCGACAGGCCACCATGGTGGTGATGGACCAAGACCCAGATGCTACACGGAGGATGTCCACTGCCCGCAGCCTCACTACTAATACGATGAAGA AACCAGATGGAAATTTCTTTTGGGACGATCCCTCCAAGGTGGGGCGGTATGACTCTTCCTGTGATTGCTACAGAGGGGGATCATGGGGCTGGAGTAACTTTGTCAAGCACTTTGACCTCAGGCGACGTAATTACCTCAAGAATGATgacctcatcatcctcatcgaCTTTGATG ATATAACATCATTGATCAAAACAGAGGTTCCCATTAAACCACAGGAGTAA